Genomic window (Streptomyces yatensis):
TGGGCGGGATCGCCAACATCACGGTGGTGTCGAGCGCCGGCGATCCGCTGGCCTTCGACACCGGCCCGGCCAACGCGCTCATCGACGCGGCGGTCGGCGATCTGACGGACGGCCGCCTCGACCATGACGTGGACGGCGCGATGGCGGCGCGCGGCACCGTCCACGAGCCGCTGCTGGAGCGGCTGCTGGCCGAGCCGTACTATGCGCTGCCCGCGCCCAAGACGACCGGCAAGGAGCTGTTCCACGGCTCCTATCTGCGGGCGGCGCTGGCCGCCGCGGGCCCGGTGCCGGACGATGACGTGGTCGCCACCGTCACCGAGCTGACGGCCCGTACCGTCGCCGACGCGGTGCGGTCGGTGCACGCCACCGAGGTGATCGCCTCGGGTGGCGGCACCCGCAACCCCACCCTGATGGGGGCGTTGCGCCGGGCGCTGGGCACCGTCGCGCTGCGGACCTCCGATGAACTCGGCCTTCCGGCGGCGGCGAAGGAGGCGTACGCCTTCGCCGTCCTCGCCTTTCTGACCGCCCATGGGCTGGCCGGTACGGCACCGAGCTGCACCGGCGCCCGCCATGCCAGCGTGCTGGGGTCGATCACCCCGGGGAGCCGCGGCCTCACCCTGCCCGCACCGGGCCGGCCGGCGCCCACCCGGCTGGAGATCTTCCGCCGCTGAGCCGGCGGCGGCGCGTGGCCGGTAAAGGGGATGTCCGCAGCGGCCGTACCCGGGGTACGTTGGGAATGGTCGGCTATAGAAGGGGCGAACGTGGGTAAAGACCCCCCGAGTTGCCGACGGGGGGCCGACGGGGGGACGGGGGCACGTGGCGGAATCCGGAATGGGTGTGGGCTTAAGAGGCCGCAGCGGGATCATCAGTCTGGTCGGGGAGTGTCTCAGACTGGGGCCCACGGACGAGCGGCCGGTGATCATGCTGCTGGGGCCGCGCGGCAGTGGGGCCAGCGAGGCCCATGGCGCGCTGATGGAGAAGTTCGGGCCCGAGACGCCGTTCGCGTATCTCAATCTCGGCGGTGAGCAGTCGCTGCTGCCGCGGTACGCGCTGGCGCTGCTCGCCCGCCAGCTGGAGCGCAAGCTGCCGCGCTACCGCCGCTC
Coding sequences:
- a CDS encoding anhydro-N-acetylmuramic acid kinase, with amino-acid sequence MRVIGLMSGTSHDAVDAAAADLVLDGDTVVLAPLGMVGEAYPEALRSALSAALPPAATTMKEVCALDTRIGQAFAALAARADRELCEGRADLIGSHGQTVYHWAEDGRVHGTLQLGQPAWIAEATGCPVVSDLRTRDVAAGGQGAPLVSLVDALWLRGRPGVCAALNLGGIANITVVSSAGDPLAFDTGPANALIDAAVGDLTDGRLDHDVDGAMAARGTVHEPLLERLLAEPYYALPAPKTTGKELFHGSYLRAALAAAGPVPDDDVVATVTELTARTVADAVRSVHATEVIASGGGTRNPTLMGALRRALGTVALRTSDELGLPAAAKEAYAFAVLAFLTAHGLAGTAPSCTGARHASVLGSITPGSRGLTLPAPGRPAPTRLEIFRR